From the genome of Pelobacter propionicus DSM 2379, one region includes:
- a CDS encoding DUF1410 domain-containing protein: MHDPQWTLEGACDKIDKIDNWLFERKAATQWLPFPHPGIWPTDQSRFPQVAKLLTEYLPANLWLFFYQTLAASFLLAPEKAPESFSNWLDSSVDWEEVAGAGSSLERMQRWQWLVVPMALAGDTMQTVRMLLVGYHDEDCARTFPAWADGRLDAQAKGAIHTASQLAIQRFPDSKHFFYWPLLDRSDSTYTVNGSSAALSAYLGSVSLLESILPPNILITGNVAADATLCEAGYLVEKLKVAEEKRYSALMYPALSAVDPLADRDATRINRIPVRTLREAEIIWFHHSTGCAQEIVDFERLFEDPPRLLEAIPDQEGALLTIVEAERERITTVLAPLLSSGTKRALDALEIFIRKIEVHLNAPNWNRRNAEISLLLFDLALVETLLQHDAELAFRISLLHVKLANHSRETENQQKWYDLASRSYCQIRTHDAEDNKRKFRGNKFVGDILADNVYRFISNKGRVLGTSFLLSAFLATIIFIKINYEPYYLTKGIEYEIEAKTLCKILRDISNPLTPANSQSKAIMNAINRIISHSSSYVVISVGNQFEFDNGKKDSLDISRSTVTYQDSFTSSIGFLNIRTWKSNKPKLRDHLIRAWTWSAIDFMKDYKGWLSHNLYQRSEFLYKGLAIIWVSMIFMFSLLKSKHEESHFLKSQLEKEGYCLRYEYDTLNKEVEEMLAGGGNCDSDIIIGMRQKLEDLKVALIDLNVKTNKNILDAKIEYFEPNHAYTIDEIRQKLCISTITNNSDISVISYFDRCFQQKSHVRFFIELLDLNIVNANHLNTINVSVPISRGQDREKMEQEIRNRFERYLSATLFDKLKIDVHYISDKGYLHMRAMDIIGGSAKLTLKLEKGMDFLEPNMSDKSKYSSPTRTYVVVVYSC, translated from the coding sequence ATGCATGATCCCCAGTGGACCCTTGAAGGCGCCTGCGACAAGATTGACAAGATTGACAATTGGCTTTTTGAGCGCAAAGCGGCAACACAGTGGCTTCCTTTCCCTCATCCAGGGATCTGGCCAACGGATCAATCACGTTTTCCACAAGTCGCAAAACTCCTCACAGAGTACCTCCCCGCCAATCTCTGGCTCTTTTTCTATCAAACTCTTGCGGCCAGTTTTCTTCTCGCGCCGGAAAAGGCTCCGGAATCCTTTTCTAATTGGCTGGATTCTTCTGTCGACTGGGAGGAAGTTGCAGGAGCAGGGAGCTCGTTAGAGCGAATGCAGCGATGGCAGTGGTTAGTTGTACCCATGGCGCTGGCAGGAGATACCATGCAGACCGTACGCATGCTTCTTGTTGGCTACCATGATGAGGATTGCGCGCGAACTTTTCCCGCATGGGCTGACGGCCGTCTTGATGCGCAAGCAAAAGGGGCAATTCACACAGCATCACAGTTGGCGATACAACGATTTCCAGACAGCAAACATTTTTTCTACTGGCCCCTTCTGGATCGTTCCGACTCAACCTACACTGTCAACGGGTCATCGGCCGCCCTCTCCGCTTATCTTGGAAGCGTGTCTCTATTGGAATCGATACTGCCGCCTAATATCCTTATCACCGGAAATGTAGCCGCTGACGCCACCCTTTGCGAAGCGGGATACTTGGTAGAAAAGCTGAAGGTAGCCGAAGAAAAACGATATAGCGCCCTCATGTACCCTGCTCTTTCGGCTGTCGATCCGCTGGCCGACAGAGATGCAACGAGAATAAATAGAATTCCCGTGCGCACGCTACGTGAAGCGGAGATAATTTGGTTCCACCATAGTACCGGCTGCGCCCAGGAAATTGTCGACTTCGAGCGCCTGTTTGAAGATCCCCCCCGGTTGCTGGAAGCCATTCCGGACCAGGAAGGTGCTTTGCTGACCATAGTCGAAGCGGAGCGGGAACGTATCACAACGGTTCTGGCACCGCTCCTTTCATCGGGTACGAAACGAGCGCTCGATGCGCTTGAAATTTTCATCAGAAAAATCGAAGTGCACCTTAACGCCCCAAATTGGAACCGGCGAAATGCAGAGATATCCCTTTTACTCTTTGATCTAGCACTGGTAGAAACGCTATTGCAGCATGACGCAGAGCTTGCCTTCCGAATATCTCTTTTGCATGTCAAGCTAGCTAATCACAGTAGAGAAACAGAGAACCAGCAGAAATGGTATGATCTGGCCTCGCGCAGCTATTGTCAGATTCGTACTCATGATGCGGAGGACAACAAGCGGAAATTCCGTGGAAATAAATTTGTCGGAGATATCCTTGCTGACAATGTTTACAGGTTCATAAGCAACAAAGGAAGGGTTCTGGGAACATCGTTCCTGCTCTCCGCATTCCTCGCTACAATCATCTTCATAAAAATAAATTACGAGCCATATTATCTTACTAAAGGAATTGAATACGAAATTGAAGCAAAGACGCTTTGTAAGATCTTGCGAGACATTTCAAATCCGCTCACACCTGCAAACAGTCAATCTAAAGCGATCATGAATGCCATCAACAGAATCATTTCCCATTCTTCGTCCTATGTTGTAATTTCAGTTGGTAATCAATTTGAATTTGATAATGGGAAAAAAGATTCACTCGACATTAGTCGATCCACCGTAACATATCAAGATTCATTCACAAGCAGTATCGGATTTCTCAATATACGTACATGGAAAAGCAATAAGCCGAAACTTAGAGACCATCTCATACGTGCATGGACCTGGTCGGCAATAGATTTCATGAAGGACTATAAAGGATGGTTATCCCACAATCTTTACCAGCGTTCTGAATTTCTCTATAAGGGTCTAGCGATTATATGGGTATCCATGATTTTTATGTTTTCACTCCTCAAATCTAAACATGAGGAAAGCCACTTTCTGAAATCACAACTAGAAAAAGAGGGATATTGCCTGCGTTATGAGTATGATACTTTAAATAAGGAAGTTGAAGAGATGCTAGCGGGTGGTGGCAATTGCGATAGCGACATCATAATTGGTATGAGACAGAAATTGGAGGATTTGAAAGTCGCACTAATTGACCTTAATGTGAAGACGAATAAAAACATTCTCGATGCGAAAATTGAGTATTTTGAGCCCAATCATGCCTACACCATCGACGAAATTAGACAAAAGTTGTGTATTAGCACAATCACAAATAACAGTGACATAAGTGTAATTAGCTACTTTGACAGGTGTTTTCAGCAGAAAAGCCATGTCAGGTTCTTCATAGAACTCCTTGACCTCAATATAGTTAACGCAAATCACCTTAACACAATTAATGTTTCCGTGCCGATATCAAGAGGTCAAGACAGGGAAAAGATGGAACAGGAGATCAGGAATAGATTTGAGCGGTATCTATCTGCCACTCTCTTCGATAAACTCAAGATCGACGTCCACTACATCAGCGATAAAGGGTACCTTCATATGCGAGCCATGGACATAATCGGTGGCAGCGCCAAGTTGACCTTGAAACTTGAAAAAGGGATGGACTTTCTCGAACCAAACATGTCAGACAAGAGCAAATATTCGTCGCCAACAAGGACATATGTTGTGGTTGTATATAGCTGCTAG
- a CDS encoding magnesium chelatase subunit ChlI family protein, with protein sequence MFRRGSNAASIQTVKIRCRERHVAEHRLLEMVTKRLGFPAWAYTRILKVARTIANLEGTESIREQHIAVAIQYRSLARKTV encoded by the coding sequence ATATTCAGGAGGGGGTCAAATGCGGCCAGCATACAAACGGTTAAAATTCGATGTCGTGAAAGGCATGTTGCAGAACACCGCTTGCTGGAGATGGTAACGAAACGACTCGGCTTCCCGGCATGGGCCTACACCCGTATCCTAAAAGTCGCCAGGACCATCGCCAACCTAGAGGGAACGGAGAGCATCCGGGAACAACATATTGCCGTGGCGATCCAGTATCGGAGTCTTGCCAGGAAGACGGTGTAA
- a CDS encoding RNA polymerase sigma factor, with protein sequence MTSEFNDWLHSKTCLDLLLSCADYIIGRAKKSTIQLDTLFSEETEDDHTKLSQVVASHLWEFLKDKNVTLATLAAERVAQGDVSGFMTLVADRFLAECLDERRTAAINPAYAYYRHLRHVISKAEEVNYQPTRRGSFYAFSFADSLQRLPEVHWNLSYTDWPRPAVPAAHIHDKPGIMRLSRNYWDEAVVRFLDEYFLPIRELNRYVSGNYSLGCAVTTESQLTMPACEDGSQPFSFDEILVTDAQNDVLGSMGRQHPRLDCDIIETELEALAHDTLSELTERQRTILLRVEDGATLDEIARELGERGASNIHYHLKKAYQTMKRKWSLWGPPTLAQFSEVEEEEFFIFYDKVIELCKICGECRTTTERSRLHEYHNRRYAVEAGLADGF encoded by the coding sequence ATGACTTCTGAATTCAACGATTGGCTTCACAGCAAAACCTGTCTCGATCTGCTGCTGTCGTGTGCCGATTATATCATCGGTAGGGCAAAGAAAAGCACCATCCAGCTCGATACCCTCTTCAGCGAGGAGACAGAGGATGACCATACCAAGCTTTCTCAGGTTGTAGCCAGCCATCTGTGGGAGTTTCTTAAGGACAAGAACGTTACTCTTGCCACTCTGGCAGCCGAACGAGTGGCGCAGGGCGACGTATCCGGCTTCATGACGCTTGTTGCCGACCGCTTCCTGGCCGAATGCCTGGACGAGCGGCGCACCGCCGCCATCAATCCTGCCTATGCCTACTACCGCCATCTTCGCCACGTGATCTCGAAGGCGGAGGAGGTCAACTATCAGCCGACCCGGCGCGGGTCGTTCTACGCATTTTCCTTTGCCGACAGTTTGCAGCGCCTGCCAGAGGTGCACTGGAACCTCTCTTACACCGACTGGCCCCGCCCTGCTGTCCCTGCCGCTCACATTCATGACAAACCGGGGATTATGCGGCTGTCTCGTAACTACTGGGACGAAGCGGTGGTACGGTTTCTCGACGAATATTTTCTGCCGATAAGGGAGCTGAACCGTTACGTGAGCGGTAATTATTCCCTTGGATGTGCAGTTACCACTGAGTCCCAATTGACGATGCCTGCCTGCGAGGATGGCAGCCAGCCGTTCTCTTTCGACGAGATACTGGTGACTGACGCTCAAAATGATGTTCTCGGCAGCATGGGTAGGCAGCACCCACGCCTCGACTGCGACATTATTGAGACCGAGCTTGAGGCCCTTGCTCACGACACTCTGTCGGAGCTGACCGAACGGCAAAGGACGATCCTGCTGCGCGTTGAGGATGGGGCGACGCTTGACGAGATCGCGCGGGAACTGGGGGAGAGAGGAGCAAGCAACATCCACTACCATCTGAAAAAGGCGTATCAGACCATGAAGCGGAAGTGGAGTCTCTGGGGGCCGCCGACCCTGGCGCAATTTTCCGAGGTGGAGGAAGAGGAATTCTTCATCTTCTATGACAAAGTGATCGAGCTTTGTAAAATCTGCGGAGAGTGCCGTACTACTACAGAAAGGAGCCGTTTGCATGAATACCACAATCGACGATACGCAGTTGAAGCGGGCCTGGCAGACGGCTTTTGA
- a CDS encoding MBL fold metallo-hydrolase has protein sequence MSSERALISALQAYNTFTVTSAPFSDYVHLIHPGDFGSWLGMLNADQIGVPPRAPLMGLTAEVSGATLLIGDADGAILVDPGRYTPMPLQSRPPLAIVITHAHRDHFDGLSDALQSWKDVPVYLSEITRTLLTDSLQRDNANALARELSERAILVAPDATLTVGRFRMTAYDAGHCLGATAVHLEDAETGQGILIAGEFSRRKVGSVCHKIPQLSVNTLFVEAIHADDHLPTGVNGQNNVEFTSKLDAAYAQGKTIVIAAASLAEMQEVYAICALHQRRGGLPEYPLYVGNLRPVMKSALKHLERVEPWDLDVTFTNSIQEEAINILTCAFEGQTDDGHFSSAYAQDSANEDILWLYPERYSALKPEKAALYRVFTHASLCEIGEMVLVQKPANVCLYSGGCHGSVLAGFLARSGFALHDFSGAAGSFHF, from the coding sequence ATGTCGAGTGAAAGAGCTCTCATCTCTGCCCTCCAGGCTTATAACACATTTACCGTCACCTCAGCACCGTTCAGCGACTATGTCCACCTGATCCACCCCGGCGACTTTGGCTCGTGGCTGGGGATGCTGAACGCCGACCAAATCGGGGTACCCCCACGCGCACCGCTCATGGGACTCACAGCCGAGGTATCAGGCGCAACGCTTCTCATCGGTGATGCCGACGGCGCCATCCTGGTCGATCCGGGCAGGTATACTCCAATGCCGCTCCAGAGTAGGCCCCCTCTGGCCATTGTGATCACCCACGCACACAGGGATCACTTCGACGGCCTATCCGATGCTTTGCAAAGTTGGAAGGATGTCCCGGTCTACCTCAGTGAAATTACTCGCACGCTGCTGACGGACTCATTGCAGCGCGACAATGCCAACGCCCTGGCCAGGGAACTCTCGGAACGAGCGATACTCGTTGCTCCCGACGCCACTCTCACCGTGGGGCGTTTCCGCATGACCGCCTACGATGCCGGACATTGCTTGGGAGCGACCGCCGTCCACCTAGAGGATGCTGAGACTGGTCAGGGAATCTTGATAGCCGGCGAGTTCAGCCGAAGGAAAGTAGGCAGCGTCTGTCATAAAATTCCGCAGCTCTCGGTCAATACCCTCTTCGTCGAGGCCATACACGCCGACGACCATCTGCCGACCGGCGTCAACGGTCAGAACAACGTTGAGTTCACCTCCAAGCTTGATGCCGCCTATGCCCAAGGAAAGACCATCGTCATCGCTGCGGCGTCTCTGGCAGAGATGCAGGAAGTCTACGCCATCTGCGCGCTCCATCAGCGGCGCGGCGGACTCCCGGAGTACCCTCTGTACGTCGGGAACCTCCGCCCCGTGATGAAGAGCGCTTTGAAGCATCTCGAGAGAGTGGAACCGTGGGACCTCGATGTCACTTTCACTAACTCCATTCAGGAAGAAGCCATAAATATCCTCACCTGCGCCTTCGAGGGACAAACGGACGACGGGCACTTCTCCAGTGCCTATGCGCAGGACTCGGCTAACGAAGATATTCTCTGGCTCTATCCCGAAAGGTATTCCGCTCTAAAGCCTGAAAAGGCAGCACTCTACCGCGTATTTACCCATGCAAGCCTCTGTGAGATAGGAGAGATGGTCCTAGTTCAAAAGCCGGCAAATGTTTGCCTTTACTCCGGCGGATGTCATGGCAGTGTGTTGGCGGGGTTCCTTGCGAGGTCAGGGTTTGCCCTTCACGATTTTTCGGGCGCGGCAGGCAGTTTCCACTTTTGA
- a CDS encoding Hsp70 family protein yields the protein MYYGIDLGTTTTLIAEPDIKGSSYAARQLKIPQQDKAGNSIERDDLPSVAYFPGSEEPVVGMRAKEGVCGAVGKVVCAVKRLMGRDVQPFVFDGKSYDPSDISSLYIAHVLSQAVLLKKGRVSKLTVTVPASFTTKQRKDTQKAIQKACERLKVKYDDNALISEPLAALLSYISYEIATSTIRIDIDKKPLVLVYDIGGGTLDLTLVRLQWKDQRGEKDLKNVDFRVQRVGRYNQVGGEDFDELIAEWLLETMLEQFPEMDIQLDRYERKAVKAQLMAIAEQRKIEFNKEYCSDWDHEPVVNTVEVRQVRYEVESTLTHSDVVRVLEPLIGEADTPKNCVTSIQKFLAKQGVTMAQVDHVLCVGGMSRFMPLKEALEKKYTPAGEKSKFIFNDSLADVAVAKGAAIYSYMKAEHTPPIQEPRADAYYAKTEKGFKKILGCIESENATLFTTVEAGDYLDLYVFAGEDCAAEYAEPRVLTSLMYQGGERIRFPHTFPKGTALEVKMAVENDNKVPRYEIKADGVAIHTNVMEIP from the coding sequence ATGTACTACGGCATAGACCTGGGAACGACAACCACCTTGATCGCCGAACCGGACATCAAGGGTTCAAGCTACGCTGCAAGACAGCTGAAGATTCCCCAGCAGGACAAGGCTGGAAATTCCATCGAACGAGACGACCTCCCCTCGGTCGCCTACTTTCCCGGCAGCGAGGAACCGGTGGTCGGAATGAGGGCCAAGGAGGGGGTGTGCGGAGCGGTGGGCAAGGTGGTGTGCGCGGTAAAGCGCCTGATGGGGCGCGACGTGCAGCCGTTCGTCTTCGACGGCAAGTCCTACGACCCAAGCGATATCTCCTCTCTCTACATAGCACACGTCCTTAGCCAGGCGGTGCTGCTGAAAAAAGGGAGAGTATCGAAGCTGACAGTGACTGTCCCCGCATCGTTTACCACAAAGCAGCGCAAAGACACCCAGAAGGCGATCCAGAAGGCCTGCGAACGCCTGAAGGTGAAGTACGACGACAATGCCCTCATCAGCGAACCTCTCGCCGCACTGCTCAGCTACATCTCCTACGAGATAGCCACCTCCACCATCAGGATCGATATCGACAAGAAACCGCTTGTCCTGGTTTACGACATAGGGGGCGGGACCCTCGACCTCACGCTGGTCCGACTCCAGTGGAAGGACCAGCGCGGGGAGAAAGACCTGAAGAACGTCGACTTCCGGGTCCAGAGGGTGGGGCGCTACAATCAGGTGGGAGGCGAGGATTTCGACGAGCTGATCGCCGAGTGGTTGCTGGAGACGATGCTAGAGCAGTTCCCCGAGATGGACATACAGCTGGATCGGTACGAGCGCAAAGCTGTGAAAGCGCAGCTGATGGCGATAGCCGAGCAGCGGAAGATCGAATTCAACAAGGAGTACTGCAGCGACTGGGACCATGAGCCGGTGGTCAACACGGTCGAGGTACGGCAGGTCCGGTACGAGGTGGAAAGCACCCTGACGCATTCCGACGTGGTGAGAGTGCTGGAGCCGTTGATCGGGGAGGCGGACACGCCGAAGAACTGTGTGACTAGCATCCAGAAGTTCCTCGCCAAGCAGGGGGTCACCATGGCACAGGTGGACCACGTCCTCTGCGTCGGGGGGATGTCGAGGTTCATGCCGCTCAAGGAGGCGCTGGAGAAGAAGTACACCCCTGCCGGAGAAAAGTCGAAGTTCATCTTCAACGACTCCCTGGCGGACGTTGCCGTTGCCAAGGGAGCTGCCATCTACAGCTACATGAAGGCTGAGCACACCCCTCCCATCCAGGAGCCTCGCGCCGACGCCTACTACGCCAAAACGGAGAAGGGATTCAAGAAGATCCTCGGCTGCATCGAGTCTGAAAACGCCACTTTGTTCACAACGGTAGAAGCGGGAGATTACCTCGACCTCTACGTCTTCGCCGGCGAGGACTGCGCCGCCGAGTACGCCGAGCCGCGGGTCCTGACCTCCCTCATGTACCAGGGGGGGGAGAGGATTCGTTTTCCCCATACCTTTCCCAAGGGAACCGCACTGGAAGTAAAGATGGCGGTCGAAAACGACAACAAGGTCCCTCGCTATGAAATAAAGGCGGATGGCGTCGCGATTCATACCAACGTCATGGAGATACCGTAG
- a CDS encoding ATP-binding protein, which yields MNKATEKVKITVEGIPAVTPAEAATACHARLVWAVEELCIATGNEEVDIRVGTGEQFRKDRPMQAREERGDESSLTARAQQYAATKPLWNLSQLIAPPELLDEVRAAVELIRLEPLVFDSWGLRSIEPFPRSALNFHGPPGTGKTMTAHVIAVELGKNILVASYAQIESKYHGDGPKNVEALFHAAERDQAVLFIDEADSLLSKRLTNVTQGSEQAINSMRSQILICLERYRGVVIFATNLVTNYDQAFETRVRHIHFPMPDAVARAAIWRNHLLPSLPLGCDVDAGRLAEAEEEFCGRDIKNAVVNTALRVARQGRQVICHVDLEEEIRRIVTARNAVRSNGNAQVPHEGEERKEIEQKVMQSLSLVEKDSHPQRLTAGVTIWSSK from the coding sequence ATGAACAAGGCGACCGAAAAAGTGAAGATCACGGTGGAGGGGATTCCCGCAGTCACGCCGGCTGAGGCCGCGACAGCCTGCCATGCCCGCCTGGTGTGGGCGGTAGAGGAACTGTGCATTGCCACCGGTAACGAGGAAGTCGACATCCGAGTCGGAACTGGGGAGCAGTTCCGAAAGGACAGGCCTATGCAGGCCCGGGAAGAGAGAGGCGACGAGTCGTCACTCACGGCACGTGCCCAGCAGTACGCTGCAACAAAGCCGCTCTGGAACCTGAGTCAGTTGATCGCCCCGCCGGAACTCCTCGATGAGGTTCGCGCTGCCGTGGAACTGATCCGATTGGAACCGCTGGTCTTCGACAGTTGGGGACTGAGAAGCATCGAACCGTTTCCCCGTTCAGCCTTGAACTTCCACGGTCCTCCCGGAACCGGCAAGACCATGACCGCCCATGTCATCGCGGTGGAACTGGGGAAGAACATCCTGGTGGCAAGCTACGCCCAGATCGAGAGTAAGTACCACGGCGACGGGCCGAAGAACGTCGAGGCGCTCTTCCATGCAGCGGAACGGGACCAGGCGGTGCTCTTCATCGACGAGGCCGACTCCCTTCTCTCCAAGCGCCTCACCAACGTCACGCAGGGGTCGGAGCAAGCGATCAACTCGATGCGGAGCCAGATCCTCATCTGCCTGGAAAGATATCGGGGTGTAGTCATCTTTGCCACCAACCTGGTAACGAACTATGACCAGGCGTTCGAGACCAGGGTGCGCCACATCCACTTCCCCATGCCTGACGCCGTGGCCCGCGCTGCAATCTGGAGAAACCACCTACTGCCGAGTCTGCCGCTGGGCTGCGACGTGGATGCCGGTAGGCTGGCGGAGGCGGAGGAGGAGTTCTGCGGGCGGGACATCAAGAACGCAGTGGTGAATACTGCGCTGCGGGTGGCACGGCAGGGACGGCAGGTGATCTGCCATGTTGACCTCGAAGAAGAGATTCGTAGGATCGTTACGGCACGTAACGCTGTGCGGAGTAACGGCAATGCCCAAGTGCCACACGAAGGTGAAGAAAGAAAAGAGATCGAACAGAAGGTTATGCAGAGTCTCTCATTGGTAGAGAAAGACAGTCATCCCCAACGGCTGACAGCAGGTGTAACCATCTGGAGCAGCAAATGA
- a CDS encoding DNA/RNA non-specific endonuclease, which produces MSIKRFFLVVLSISGLLLSVTGMASQTGCPEHFANGIAPDFINQKLTAKTREVCYSGFALKHSGITRTPLYAAEHLTRDRLMQGKGLKRQSQFHPDDNIPRTERSELRHYSRSGYDRGHVAPSADMFDLQSQFECFSLANMIPQVPENNRGPWEGIESAVRMMAKSKGDIYVITGPIYQGSNIEKIGGAVMVPTKLFKAVYDPQRREAGAYLIDNIADAQPEKISITELEKITGISIFPSVEKNVKSRLMRLPEPKSYKERKRKGGRG; this is translated from the coding sequence ATGAGCATAAAAAGATTTTTTCTTGTAGTATTGTCAATATCCGGTCTTCTGCTGTCCGTCACAGGAATGGCCTCCCAAACAGGGTGCCCAGAACATTTCGCCAACGGCATAGCCCCTGATTTCATCAATCAAAAACTCACCGCCAAAACCCGTGAGGTCTGTTATTCCGGTTTTGCCCTCAAGCATTCCGGTATTACCAGGACTCCCCTTTATGCTGCCGAGCATCTAACGCGTGACCGTCTAATGCAGGGCAAAGGCCTGAAAAGGCAAAGCCAGTTTCACCCTGACGATAACATTCCACGAACGGAACGATCAGAACTTCGCCACTATTCCAGGTCTGGCTACGACCGCGGCCATGTGGCACCATCTGCCGACATGTTCGACCTGCAGTCCCAATTTGAATGCTTCTCGCTGGCGAATATGATCCCCCAAGTTCCGGAAAACAACCGGGGCCCATGGGAAGGGATCGAATCGGCTGTGAGAATGATGGCAAAGAGTAAAGGTGACATCTATGTCATCACCGGCCCGATCTATCAAGGCAGTAACATCGAAAAGATCGGGGGTGCTGTGATGGTTCCCACCAAACTGTTCAAGGCAGTTTACGATCCGCAGAGGCGCGAGGCCGGTGCCTACCTGATTGACAACATCGCAGATGCCCAGCCTGAGAAAATCTCCATAACCGAGCTAGAAAAAATTACCGGGATCAGCATTTTCCCGTCAGTAGAGAAAAACGTCAAATCCAGACTCATGCGTCTGCCTGAACCCAAATCATACAAGGAGCGCAAACGCAAGGGAGGACGAGGATGA
- a CDS encoding coiled-coil domain-containing protein produces MALEKELAVLKGELTGNKREVERQRVQISHERQEKEQLNLEKEKLLREREQLIIEKERLTQEMERASQEMGKEKEQLKENLLELGAKNAYMSELITAHSLNIKTIQEYEGETSKFKRLLEDAEKDHSRKLLEYSDARSGIEAELRSLYESVKTSKAELEKARDDVSAQTLVLAGLQRESSRAEHELNTLKADTEKEASLLDNLQQKKKELDGAISDLTGQKKNALSDALSAQQQLDKIQVSLEKMSGLHENETVFAILENDLRSGFVSSFAPDLFKRLYRHDKKRARSLFLELWARYPEPKNFRFDPESLRLEIDGTPTEQLFAAIAAERCGESGSPDRFLEAWENFIDVE; encoded by the coding sequence ATGGCTCTTGAAAAAGAATTGGCGGTGCTGAAGGGCGAGCTTACCGGCAACAAGCGCGAGGTCGAAAGACAAAGGGTGCAAATCTCGCACGAGAGGCAGGAGAAAGAGCAATTGAACCTAGAGAAGGAGAAACTTCTCCGGGAGAGAGAGCAGCTAATTATAGAGAAAGAGCGACTTACCCAGGAAATGGAGCGGGCGAGCCAGGAAATGGGCAAAGAGAAAGAGCAACTTAAGGAGAATTTACTCGAACTTGGTGCAAAAAACGCCTACATGTCAGAATTAATCACCGCACATTCCCTAAACATAAAGACAATACAGGAGTATGAGGGAGAAACCAGTAAGTTCAAAAGGCTTCTGGAAGACGCTGAAAAAGATCATAGCAGGAAGCTTTTGGAGTACAGCGATGCACGCAGCGGTATCGAAGCCGAGCTTCGTTCTCTATACGAAAGCGTAAAAACAAGCAAAGCCGAATTGGAGAAAGCCAGGGACGATGTATCTGCTCAGACCCTCGTCCTCGCGGGATTGCAAAGAGAGTCGTCGAGAGCGGAGCACGAACTGAACACGCTCAAGGCTGATACTGAAAAAGAAGCCTCGCTCCTAGATAACCTCCAGCAGAAGAAAAAAGAGCTGGACGGCGCTATCTCTGACCTTACGGGTCAAAAGAAAAATGCGCTTTCAGATGCCCTTTCGGCTCAGCAACAGTTGGATAAGATTCAGGTATCTCTGGAAAAAATGAGCGGCCTGCACGAAAATGAAACTGTATTCGCCATCCTCGAAAATGACCTCAGATCAGGATTCGTTTCCTCCTTCGCACCAGATCTCTTCAAGCGCCTCTACCGCCATGATAAGAAGAGAGCCAGATCCCTTTTCCTCGAGCTCTGGGCACGTTACCCTGAACCCAAGAATTTCCGATTCGATCCAGAGTCCCTCCGCTTGGAAATCGATGGCACGCCTACAGAGCAACTCTTTGCCGCCATAGCTGCCGAACGGTGCGGGGAGTCGGGGAGTCCCGACCGTTTCCTCGAGGCTTGGGAGAACTTCATTGATGTCGAGTGA
- a CDS encoding DUF4236 domain-containing protein, which produces MGFRFRKVFTAGPMRTTWSGRGIGWSIGFPGFRYGIAANGRHYISVGFPGTGLYYVHYLIHKR; this is translated from the coding sequence ATGGGTTTCAGATTCAGGAAAGTTTTCACCGCCGGTCCCATGCGGACCACTTGGAGCGGCAGGGGCATAGGGTGGAGCATCGGTTTTCCTGGTTTCCGCTACGGTATTGCCGCCAATGGCAGACACTACATCAGTGTCGGTTTTCCCGGTACGGGGCTCTACTACGTCCATTACCTCATCCATAAACGTTGA
- a CDS encoding DUF4258 domain-containing protein gives MAEKFRSHNTLKLSLTDHACKRMSGRSISAGQIDQVLRYGRVSHTRNATIYAVGRREVKEYGRFLEPCDGIHVLCGSDGEVITTYRNHELKGLRR, from the coding sequence ATGGCAGAGAAGTTCCGTTCACACAACACACTGAAACTCTCCCTCACCGACCACGCCTGCAAGCGCATGTCGGGCCGTTCCATCAGTGCGGGCCAAATCGATCAGGTGCTGCGCTATGGCCGAGTGAGCCACACCCGCAACGCAACCATCTACGCCGTCGGCCGGCGGGAGGTGAAGGAGTACGGCCGTTTTCTAGAACCGTGCGACGGCATCCACGTGCTGTGCGGCAGCGACGGAGAGGTCATCACCACCTACCGCAACCATGAACTGAAGGGACTGCGCCGTTAA